One Candidatus Babeliales bacterium genomic window carries:
- a CDS encoding FAD-dependent oxidoreductase encodes MKKVIVVGMSAASVSFVVKLRSFDKESEIVCFSGEKDFPYNRCFLADFLTGDKTEQELSLKPEDYFLQNNIQIHFNSWVTAIDTASKTVTIAMEPVGTEQFYYDELFLGIGTKPFLPPFARNVQCSGLFTFHTLRDMHAISNYTAEKKVKTAIVIGGGLNGIEAVSSLVSLKISVVLIEAAKTILAGQVDGEIAQWVESKAQNLGVEIFTNRKAIKICEIGGVVSGVQLETETSQSKTSQSKTSQSEAGQPESTIFADMVIVAAGSQVNCELAKSAGIATENGSIIVDEHMRTSVPHILAGGDVCRAPDMVTGKIMRSTTWSDAMLQGLCAATTLSATPRRYPGMVGLRDSYFFGKDFYACGQTVDHDTTVKIISNIDEQNVERLYIKNDQLIGFVLIGDISKVSALKRLYTTQEKCFQ; translated from the coding sequence ATGAAAAAAGTTATCGTTGTCGGTATGTCAGCAGCCTCAGTTTCTTTTGTCGTGAAGTTGCGATCCTTTGATAAAGAAAGTGAGATTGTTTGTTTTTCTGGTGAAAAAGATTTTCCGTATAATCGTTGTTTTTTAGCAGATTTTTTAACAGGTGATAAAACTGAGCAGGAACTTTCACTCAAACCTGAAGATTACTTTTTGCAAAACAACATTCAAATACATTTTAATAGTTGGGTAACAGCAATTGATACTGCAAGCAAAACCGTTACCATCGCAATGGAACCCGTTGGCACTGAACAATTTTATTACGATGAACTTTTTTTAGGAATTGGTACCAAACCTTTCTTGCCACCATTTGCGCGAAACGTACAATGTTCAGGTCTTTTTACGTTTCACACATTGCGTGACATGCATGCAATTTCAAACTATACTGCCGAGAAAAAAGTTAAGACGGCAATTGTTATTGGCGGTGGACTCAACGGCATAGAAGCTGTTTCGTCGCTTGTATCTTTAAAAATATCGGTAGTTCTTATCGAAGCTGCAAAAACTATTCTTGCAGGGCAAGTCGACGGTGAAATTGCACAGTGGGTAGAAAGCAAAGCTCAAAATCTTGGTGTCGAAATTTTTACCAATCGAAAAGCTATTAAAATTTGCGAAATCGGTGGCGTTGTTTCTGGTGTGCAGCTTGAAACCGAGACTTCCCAGTCGAAGACTTCCCAGTCGAAGACTTCTCAGTCGGAGGCTGGCCAGCCTGAATCAACTATTTTTGCAGACATGGTGATTGTGGCCGCAGGGTCACAAGTGAACTGTGAGCTTGCAAAGTCAGCAGGCATAGCAACAGAAAATGGGTCAATCATCGTTGATGAACATATGCGTACAAGCGTACCACATATACTTGCTGGTGGAGACGTGTGTAGGGCGCCGGATATGGTGACCGGCAAAATAATGCGCAGTACCACGTGGTCTGATGCAATGCTGCAGGGACTGTGCGCAGCAACCACTTTAAGCGCAACTCCTCGTAGGTATCCAGGTATGGTAGGACTTCGTGACTCATATTTTTTTGGCAAAGATTTTTATGCTTGTGGTCAAACGGTAGATCATGACACAACTGTTAAAATCATTTCAAATATAGATGAACAAAACGTAGAAAGATTATATATAAAAAATGATCAGCTTATTGGCTTTGTTTTGATTGGTGATATTTCAAAGGTTTCAGCATTGAAAAGATTATACACAACGCAAGAAAAA